One Salvia splendens isolate huo1 chromosome 12, SspV2, whole genome shotgun sequence genomic window carries:
- the LOC121759282 gene encoding integrin-linked protein kinase 1-like isoform X1 yields the protein MMPAKRAPLKQSSMALRGEGDKSNAGGGDVNDIDPGLKLMYTTNERDLDGIKELLTSGVDVNFRDIDDRTALHVAACQGFGDVAKLLLENGANVDLKDRWGGTPLADAIHYKNHDVIELLEKHGAKQVLAPLQVENVGQLPDYEIDPKEIDFTNSIEISKGTFKLATWAGTPVAVKIFYEGAADENKVRAFRDELSLLLSIRHPNVVQFLGAVTQSSPMMIVTEYLPKVSISFLLVNSLMYDIGSVYVQGDLHEYLKEKGSLKPAKALRLAMDIARGMSYLHEHRPGVIIHRDLEPSNILRDDSGHLKVADFGISKLLRVANRVKEERPLISQDSTCRYVAPEVFKNQDYDTKVDVFSFALILQELIEGCPPFSTKIEQEVPKSYVAKQRPPFKASMKHYAYGLKELIEECWSEKPVDRPAFKQIIPRLEEMHSRFDHRTCWKVIPLDCFHHWSWSKCHHRSSSSTDSNRSLGSDV from the exons ATGATGCCTGCGAAACGCGCTCCGTTGAAGCAATCATCAATGGCGCTGCGCGGGGAGGGAGATAAAAGCAATGCAGGAGGTGGTGATGTGAACGACATTGATCCTGGATTGAAGCTCATGTACACGACCAACGAGCGTGATTTGGATGGCATCAAGGAGCTTTTGACCTCTGGTGTCGACGTTAATTTCCGCGATATTGATGACCGGACTGCACTTCACGTCGCTGCGTGCCAAGGGTTTGGCGATGTTGCCAAGCTCTTGCTTGAGAATGGAGCCAATGTAGACCTCAAAGATCGCTGGGGCGGCACG CCTCTTGCAGATGCCATACACTACAAGAACCATGATGTGATCGAGCTCTTGGAGAAGCATGGTGCGAAGCAAGTG TTGGCTCCGTTGCAAGTAGAAAATGTTGGCCAGTTACCAGATTATGAGATCGATCCTAAAGAAATCGATTTCACAAACAGTATCGAAATATCCAAG GGAACCTTTAAGTTAGCTACTTGGGCTGGAACACCGGTTGCTGTGAAGATATTCTACGAAGGGGCTGCAGACGAGAATAAAGT GAGGGCGTTTAGGGACGAGCTTTCGTTGCTTCTGAGTATAAGGCATCCAAACGTCGTCCAGTTTCTTGGTGCCGTGACACAAAGTAGTCCTATGATGATTGTGACTGAATATTTACCAAAGGTATCCATCTCATTTCTGCTAGTAAATAGTCTTATGTATGATATCGGTTCGGTGTATGTACAGGGCGACCTTCACGAGTATTTGAAAGAAAAAGGCTCCCTGAAGCCTGCAAAAGCTCTCAGATTAGCTATGGACATTGCCAG GGGAATGAGCTATCTACATGAACATAGACCAGGAGTGATTATTCATCGCGATCTTGAGCCTTC AAATATCTTGCGCGACGATTCTGGACACCTCAAAGTGGCAGATTTCGGAATCAGCAAGCTTCTTAGAGTTGCAAACAGAGTTAAAGAAGAGAGGCCTCTGATCTCTCAGGATAGTACAT GTCGTTATGTGGCTCCCGAGGTTTTCAAAAATCAAGATTATGACACTAAAGTAGATGTTTTCTCATTTGCCTTGATATTACAAGAG CTTATCGAGGGATGCCCTCCGTTCAGCACGAAGATAGAGCAAGAAGTGCCAAAATCTTATGTTGCGAAACAGCGCCCTCCCTTTAAGGCCTCAATGAAGCATTATGCATACGGCCTTAAAGA GTTGATCGAAGAGTGCTGGAGCGAAAAACCAGTTGATAGGCCGGCTTTCAAGCAGATCATTCCCCGGCTGGAGGAAATGCATAGCAGATTCGACCATAGAACCTGCTGGAAG GTGATACCGTTGGACTGCTTTCATCACTGGAGCTGGAGCAAGTGCCATCACCGTTCCAGCAGCAGCACTGATTCCAACAGATCTCTAGGGAGCGACGTCTAG
- the LOC121759282 gene encoding integrin-linked protein kinase 1-like isoform X2 has translation MMPAKRAPLKQSSMALRGEGDKSNAGGGDVNDIDPGLKLMYTTNERDLDGIKELLTSGVDVNFRDIDDRTALHVAACQGFGDVAKLLLENGANVDLKDRWGGTPLADAIHYKNHDVIELLEKHGAKQVLAPLQVENVGQLPDYEIDPKEIDFTNSIEISKGTFKLATWAGTPVAVKIFYEGAADENKVRAFRDELSLLLSIRHPNVVQFLGAVTQSSPMMIVTEYLPKGDLHEYLKEKGSLKPAKALRLAMDIARGMSYLHEHRPGVIIHRDLEPSNILRDDSGHLKVADFGISKLLRVANRVKEERPLISQDSTCRYVAPEVFKNQDYDTKVDVFSFALILQELIEGCPPFSTKIEQEVPKSYVAKQRPPFKASMKHYAYGLKELIEECWSEKPVDRPAFKQIIPRLEEMHSRFDHRTCWKVIPLDCFHHWSWSKCHHRSSSSTDSNRSLGSDV, from the exons ATGATGCCTGCGAAACGCGCTCCGTTGAAGCAATCATCAATGGCGCTGCGCGGGGAGGGAGATAAAAGCAATGCAGGAGGTGGTGATGTGAACGACATTGATCCTGGATTGAAGCTCATGTACACGACCAACGAGCGTGATTTGGATGGCATCAAGGAGCTTTTGACCTCTGGTGTCGACGTTAATTTCCGCGATATTGATGACCGGACTGCACTTCACGTCGCTGCGTGCCAAGGGTTTGGCGATGTTGCCAAGCTCTTGCTTGAGAATGGAGCCAATGTAGACCTCAAAGATCGCTGGGGCGGCACG CCTCTTGCAGATGCCATACACTACAAGAACCATGATGTGATCGAGCTCTTGGAGAAGCATGGTGCGAAGCAAGTG TTGGCTCCGTTGCAAGTAGAAAATGTTGGCCAGTTACCAGATTATGAGATCGATCCTAAAGAAATCGATTTCACAAACAGTATCGAAATATCCAAG GGAACCTTTAAGTTAGCTACTTGGGCTGGAACACCGGTTGCTGTGAAGATATTCTACGAAGGGGCTGCAGACGAGAATAAAGT GAGGGCGTTTAGGGACGAGCTTTCGTTGCTTCTGAGTATAAGGCATCCAAACGTCGTCCAGTTTCTTGGTGCCGTGACACAAAGTAGTCCTATGATGATTGTGACTGAATATTTACCAAAG GGCGACCTTCACGAGTATTTGAAAGAAAAAGGCTCCCTGAAGCCTGCAAAAGCTCTCAGATTAGCTATGGACATTGCCAG GGGAATGAGCTATCTACATGAACATAGACCAGGAGTGATTATTCATCGCGATCTTGAGCCTTC AAATATCTTGCGCGACGATTCTGGACACCTCAAAGTGGCAGATTTCGGAATCAGCAAGCTTCTTAGAGTTGCAAACAGAGTTAAAGAAGAGAGGCCTCTGATCTCTCAGGATAGTACAT GTCGTTATGTGGCTCCCGAGGTTTTCAAAAATCAAGATTATGACACTAAAGTAGATGTTTTCTCATTTGCCTTGATATTACAAGAG CTTATCGAGGGATGCCCTCCGTTCAGCACGAAGATAGAGCAAGAAGTGCCAAAATCTTATGTTGCGAAACAGCGCCCTCCCTTTAAGGCCTCAATGAAGCATTATGCATACGGCCTTAAAGA GTTGATCGAAGAGTGCTGGAGCGAAAAACCAGTTGATAGGCCGGCTTTCAAGCAGATCATTCCCCGGCTGGAGGAAATGCATAGCAGATTCGACCATAGAACCTGCTGGAAG GTGATACCGTTGGACTGCTTTCATCACTGGAGCTGGAGCAAGTGCCATCACCGTTCCAGCAGCAGCACTGATTCCAACAGATCTCTAGGGAGCGACGTCTAG
- the LOC121757227 gene encoding MACPF domain-containing protein CAD1-like: MASSGSNNALIATLSNSIQALGRGFDVTSDIRLLYCKGAPGSRLVLIDDAQTRNLEISESCVIPDVSVDIECSSGRSDNKKTPVWSFHEMAGYFNENSGLPGQIPLGCFNAMFNFSGSWQLDAAATKSLAMVGCTIPLFSVELVKDDLSLHNEIKRAVPYSWDPASLASFIENYGTHIVTSVTVGGRDVVYVRQHQSSPLTLSDIENYVKDIGDQRFSDSKVNTNAGSLKYKDKDVTVIFRRRGGDDLEQSYSKWAKTVEGAPDVINMTFVPIVSLLEGVAGIKHLARAIELYLEYKPPIEDLQYFLDFQISRVWAPEQNNLQRKEPVCPYLQFSLMGPKLYISPDQVTVGRKPVTGLKLSLEGAKQNRLAINLQHLVSLPKILQPHWDTHIPIGAPKWQGPEEQDSRWFEPIKWKSFSHVSTAPIECTDTCIGDLSGVHIVTGAQLGVWDFGAKSVLHLKLLFSKVPGCTIRRSVWDHSPANLLGAQKPDGSSSSLSNEKGDGSGQAGKLAKIVDMTEMLKGPQDMPGHWLVTGAKLGVDKGRIVLRVKYSLLNY, encoded by the exons ATGGCTTCATCTGGCTCCAACAATGCTCTAATCGCCACACTCAGCAACTCAATCCAAGCCCTGGGCCGTGGGTTTGACGTCACCTCTGACATCAGGCTGCTCTACTGCAAGGGCGCACCGGGCTCCCGTTTGGTGCTTATCGACGATGCGCAGACGAGGAACCTCGAAATCTCCGAATCTTGCGTGATCCCCGATGTCTCCGTTGACATTGAATGCAGCAGTGGTCGGAGTGATAACAAGAAGACCCCTGTTTGGAGCTTTCATGag ATGGCAGGATACTTCAATGAGAATTCAGGTTTACCTGGTCAGATACCACTTGGATGCTTCAATGCCATGTTTAATTTCAGTGGCTCTTGGCAACTCGACGCGGCAGCTACAAAATCACTTGCAATGGTTGGATGCACCATCCCGTTGTTTAGTGTCGAACTAGTCAAAGATGATTTAAGTTTGCATAATGAAATCAAACGTGCAGTTCCATATTCGTGGGATCCCGCATCATTGGCAAG CTTTATCGAAAATTACGGAACCCACATTGTTACCTCTGTAACAGTTGGTGGAAGGGATGTCGTCTATGTTCGACAGCACCAGTCGTCACCTTTAACCTTGTCCGATATTGAGAACTATGTGAAAGATATTGGAGATCAGAGGTTCTCAGATTCAAAGGTCAATACAAATGCTGGTTCTTTAAAATACAAGGACAAG GATGTTACTGTTATTTTCAGAAGGCGAGGGGGAGATGACCTTGAACAGAGCTACTCTAAGTGGGCAAAGACCGTAGAAGGAGCTCCTGATGTGATCAACATGACATTTGTGCCCATCGTCTCTTTGCTCGAAGGAGTGGCTGGGATAAAACATTTGGCTCGTGCTATCGAGTTATACTTGGAGT ACAAGCCACCTATTGAGGATCTTCAGTATTTCTTGGACTTCCAAATTTCTCGGGTGTGGGCTCCCGAGCAGAACAATTTGCAACGAAAAGAACCTGTTTGTCCGTATCTTCAATTCAGTTTAATGGGTCCTAAGCTTTATATAAGCCCAGATCAG GTTACAGTCGGACGTAAGCCTGTCACCGGACTCAAGCTCAGCCTCGAAGGAGCCAAGCAAAACCGCCTTGCCATCAACTTACAACATCTAGTTTCGCTTCCGAAGATTCTTCAGCCTCATTGGGACACACACATCCCCATCGGTGCACCAAAATGGCAAGGCCCCGAAGAGCAGGACAGCCGATGGTTCGAACCAATCAAGTGGAAAAGCTTCTCCCACGTCAGCACTGCACCCATAGAGTGCACAGACACATGCATTGGCGATCTCTCGGGCGTTCACATCGTCACAGGAGCACAGCTCGGCGTGTGGGATTTTGGCGCCAAAAGTGTCTTGCACCTGAAACTGCTCTTCTCCAAAGTCCCCGGGTGCACAATAAGGCGATCCGTCTGGGATCATAGCCCCGCAAATCTGTTGGGTGCGCAGAAGCCTGATGGCTCTTCTTCTTCATTATCAAACGAGAAAGGGGATGGCTCCGGCCAAGCTGGGAAACTGGCGAAGATTGTGGACATGACAGAAATGTTGAAGGGGCCGCAAGATATGCCCGGCCACTGGCTCGTTACGGGAGCCAAGCTCGGAGTCGACAAAGGCCGGATTGTTTTACGTGTGAAGTACTCGCTTTTGAATTACTGA